The Montipora capricornis isolate CH-2021 chromosome 6, ASM3666992v2, whole genome shotgun sequence genome has a window encoding:
- the LOC138053017 gene encoding translocation protein SEC63 homolog → MAGAQFEYDEKGTTFYYFLLSFFGIVLVPLTYYVWKVTKLPDEQKRPVKICRCPPCEEKREILRNKEPKSKSIRYVSLSVLAILWVLFFVGAYKISQFEKDFTEYDPYAVLELDRGSSTADIRKQYRRLSMKYHPDKETGDPQKFMRIAKAYEALTNEESRKNWEEHGNPDGPGATSFGIALPSWLVSKENSMWVLGAYGLAFMVILPIAVGTWWYKSIQYSCEQILLDTSQLYYYFFHKTPNMQIKRVLMILAGSLEFEKGHNNEIQERPSDNVELPELMRDLPNLGDKNKEPPLCYPYSIKARALIHAHLSRLDLPRQTLQSDLGLILKKSPFLIQEMINCVAQLVAMANAGRTSNKPRLETVENCMFVSQMMIQGMWNNKSSLLQLPHLSLEELRLIIARKRSLRTIKHLAMMKDAERRSLLKCLNDEQYEDVINVCSQFPEVEMNVKPHVLDDGDEEGVITTGSIVTVSVTIKRQNLEELFNKEADIESLAGIENIEQNDSLEPKGSPQSGGQRVWQKNKKKGRRAKPQKQQPKRKQVKQQPKKNNSLEEKEKASEEKEETGGRKVKTKSTKNKSRQDENDERDPEDDGNGNEEKEEVDGEEDEDEDEKTNNKIAEKIKKPSRKPPPEGESSELDTSSEDEDSDAPQEDASARYSEDEAEWDRLQADVKNRDKILDAKSKESHIVHAPYFPEEKQEWWWIYVTDRRRAELITPPQQIFNLKDEEKLELKFQAPHKAKTYHYTVTLRSDSYLDVDVHKNFHIDVEEAKEVDTKQWDFESEEEDKDDVDESGESEEEEYSD, encoded by the exons ATGGCTGGCGCTCAGTTCGAGTACGATGAAAAAGGGACAACTTTCTACTATTTCCTCTTATCGTTCTTCGGAATAGTGCTTGTTCCCTTAACCTACTATGTCTGGAAGGTAACGAAATTGCCTG ATGAACAAAAAAGACCAGTAAAGATATGTAGATGTCCTCCTTGTGAAGAGAAGCGAGAAATATTGCGAAACAAAGAACCAAAGTCGAAGAGTATACGATATGTAAG TCTTTCAGTTTTAGCTATCCTATgggttttattttttgttggagCATATAAAATATCTCAGTTTGAAAAGGATTTTACCGAATATGATCCTTATGCAGTGCTGGAATTGGATCGG GGCTCAAGTACGGCTGATATCAGAAAGCAATATCGTCGACTAAGTATGAAGTACCATCCCGATAAGGAAACAGGTGATCCACAGAAGTTCATGAGAATAGCCAAAGCTTATGAAGC GCTGACAAATGAAGAGTCAAGAAAAAATTGGGAAGAACATGGAAACCCAGATGGACCAGGAG cAACCAGCTTTGGAATTGCTCTTCCTTCATGGCTTGTAAGCAAGGAAAACTCCATGTGG GTTCTAGGAGCATATGGACTTGCTTTTATGGTGATTCTGCCCATTGCAGTG gGGACATGGTGGTACAAGTCCATTCAGTACAGCTGTGAACAGATTCTATTGGACACAAGTCAGCTGTACTACTATTTTTTTCACAAGACTCCTAACATGCAGATTAAAC GTGTTTTAATGATTCTGGCCGGGTCACTGGAATTTGAAAAAGGTCACAATAATGAAATCCAAGAAAGACCTAGTGACAATGTAGAGTTACCAGAG CTGATGCGTGACTTGCCCAACCTTGGGGACAAGAACAAAGAACCACCACTGTGCTATCCTTACAGCATCAAGGCCAGAGCCCTGATTCATGCTCACCTGTCACGTCTTGACCTTCCGAGGCAAACACTTCAATCAG ACCTTGGCCTGATTTTAAAGAAGAGTCCATTTCTGATTCAGGAGATGATAAATTGCGTGGCACAGCTCGTTGCCATGGCTAACGCCGGACGAA CGTCCAACAAGCCACGCCTGGAGACAGTTGAGAACTGTATGTTTGTGAGTCAAATGATGATACAGGGAATGTGGAATAACAAATCATCTTTGCTGCAACTGCCGCATCTTAGCCTGGAGGAATTAAGACTCATAATTGCCAGGAAG CGAAGTCTTCGCACCATTAAACATTTGGCTATGATGAAAGATGCAGAAAGAAG atcTTTGTTAAAATGCCTGAACGATGAGCAGTATGAAGACGTCATCAATGTCTGCTCCCAGTTTCCTGAAGTTGAAATGAACGTTAAGCCACATG tcctgGATGATGGAGATGAAGAAGGTGTAATAACCACTGGTTCAATCGTCACCGTGTCTGTTACAATCAAGAGGCAAAACTTAGAG gaattGTTTAACAAGGAAGCAGATATTGAATCGCTAGCCGGCATTGAAAACATTGAGCAGAACGATTCGCTGGAGCCTAAG GGCTCCCCGCAATCCGGAGGGCAAAGAGTTtggcagaaaaacaaaaagaaaggtaGGAGGGCCAAGCCACAAAAACAGCAGCCAAAGAGAAAACAAGTAAAACAACAACCGAAAAAGAATAACTCTTTGGAGGAAAAAGAG AAAGCTAGCGAAGAGAAGGAAGAGACAGGTGGACGGAAAGTGAAAACCAAATCGACGAAGAATAAAAGTAGGCAAGATGAGAACGACGAGAGAGATCCAGAAGATGACGGAAACGGAAATGAAGAGAAAGAGGAAGTGGATGGCGAAGAGGATGAAGACGAagatgaaaaaacaaataataagataGCAGAGAAAATCAAAAAACCTAGTAGAAAGCCACCACCAGAGGGCGAGTCGTCTGAGCTGGACACCAGCAG cGAGGATGAAGACAGCGACGCTCCCCAAGAAGATGCTAGTGCTCGTTATTCCGAAGATGAAGCCGAGTGGGACCGACTACAAGCCGACGTCAAGAATCGGGATAAGATCTTAGATGCAAAGTCGAAAGAAAGCCACATCGTACATGCACCTTACTTCCCGGAG GAGAAACAAGAGTGGTGGTGGATTTACGTGACTGATCGCAGGAGAGCAGAACTTATAACACCACCGCAACAGATATTTAACCTTAAAGATGAAGAAAAG tTGGAATTGAAGTTTCAAGCTCCTCACAAGGCAAAAACCTACCATTACACCGTCACATTACGCTCAGACTCGTACTTAGATGTGGATGTGCACAAGAacttccat ATCGATGTAGAGGAAGCTAAAGAAGTTGATACTAAACAGTGGGACTTTGAATCAGAAGAGGAAGACAAAGATGATGTTGATGAGAGCGGAGAGAGCGAGGAAGAAGAGTATTCGGACTAA